The following nucleotide sequence is from Saimiri boliviensis isolate mSaiBol1 chromosome 6, mSaiBol1.pri, whole genome shotgun sequence.
GCCAAACGTCAGTCATGTGCCTGAAGCCATGGTTTCTTCCCCGCCAGAAATGAAGGTTCAGTTGTGAGACAACCCTCTAGTAAGGCATTGCTAAAGTTACTGGATTTGATtgaataaaagttgaaataaagtATTTGAGTAATAGAGTAAAATTTAATCTTATGTTAAGGGATGGACAAAGCCAGCCTTGTGGTGTTGGTAGTCCTTGTGTTTTTCACAGCCCGGAATAGCCATGTGACtgggaacttttttaaaaaaaattttgttaagagCCAGGGTCTctcttcgtcacccaggctggagagtaatggtgcactcttggctcactgaaacctctgcctcccacatttaagcgattctcctgcctcagtctcctgagtagctgggattataggtgcacaccaccatacctgactaatattttttgtatttttagtagaggtggagtttcaccatgttggccagactggtctaaactgacctcaagtgatacacttgccttgacctcccaaagtgctggggttacatgcatgagccaccgcacctggcctgatatGGAAATTTTAGGGTCTCTAGTAAAACATGAGAAATACTTGTAAAAATTATggaagcaatttatttttttaaaaagcaactatgTTTTTTTCAACTTACTTTTTTGGAAGTAATGATGAAGTATATCAGTACATCTTCTTGGCCCCTGCAGAGGTTTTAGCTAGACTTCTCAATACTGGCAGTGAATAAACCCCATGTTAGGTGCTGGACAGTATCCATCACTCCCACCCACTTAGTATTCCACCCAACACTGCTTCACACCTTCCTCTGGAACATTTTCTTACACAGTACCCCACCACAGAGGGTGTTCTTACTCAGCTTTTCCTAAATTGACTAGATGTCTTATGACCTGAGAGACCTGGCCTTGGCTCTTACCTATGACCTACTGGAATTGGGGAGCAGTTTCAGTTGTCACTAACTGGAAAACAGATTACAAAGAAATAAGAAGGTTCAAATTCATAGTTTTCTATCTACTGTACCCTTGGATTCTCCCTGGCTCACCAGGCttagggaggggaggaagggaccTATGAAGAGCCAGGGATACATCTGCCTCTTATGCCAAGAGGACAAGGCATGTGCCAGCTTCTCTGCCAGTCAGTGTTTTGCTAGCTaacccttcccaccctcccaagGCCCCTAacctgccccctcccccctccaCTATGTTAGTATATCTACCTCTGTTTCTGACTCTGAGGAGGGGTCAGGCCATACAGAGGAAACACTAGTGGATACCAGCTTCCCCTCTGCTGTCCAGTCCACCACATCAATCTCTtcctcttcagagctggcaggaagTGAGCCTAGTAGTTTAGAGTGACCGGATACCTTTTTGCCTGCCTTGGGAGAAGGGTACAATAACTCATCTGTAGTCAGGGAGACTTCCAGTCCAGTCTCCACCCAGTTTGAGCAGGGAGGTGAGAGGTCCCCATAAGACCTCTGGGGAGGGTCAAGGGAGCTGACATGGTTAAGTTTGTCTTCCTGACCATCCAGTGGCTGGGAGCTAGTAATTTCAAGGTCTGGTGTCCAAGGGCCTCCTACTGAAAGCACCTCTCCACTCACCTCAGAGGGCATGACAAGGGGGCTAAGGAGCGCAGTTGGCTCTTTGTTCTCACCAGTAGGTTccttttccaattctgtgagCTCCTTGGACCAGAGTTCCATGTCTGGTAAACACCATTCTTCCCCTTCAATCCAGTTCTTTCCTGTTTCTGTCAGATGGTAGGTAGGGGTTCTGCAGCCCTCAGCCCTGGGACTCTCCAGAGACCCTCCAGGTGGTTCAATGTCTGAGTCACAGAGCATGAAGTCCAGGATCTCCTCCAGCTCACTGGTGGCAGCAGCACTTGTGATTCGGTACTCCTCAGCTTCACAGGGCTGCTCCAACAGGCCTGTGTCAAATGCGTAGGGCTCTCTGCAGTCAATAGCCAACATAGGTTCCTTTACCAGTTCTGGACTGGACCCAAACTCTGACTTCACCACTGGGTGGTCTGGGGACTCACTAGCAGAGACCAGAATGTCTTGTATCCTAGAGCATACGGGGGAGTCCTGACACAGTTCTGTTCTAGTAGATGACATTTCCTTTTCATTACCAGAGGATGGCTGAGTTCCTGAAGGCTCTTGGAGGTCTCCTCCGGGATCTGGGATCTGGGGACTATTTTGGGAGTTTTTGAGGGGAGGCTCTTGCACCACTTCCCAGCAAGTTCCATTGACAATCTTCCTAAGTTTAACTCTCCCAACCTGCCCTTCCTCTGCAGACTCTGAATTAGGTGCCCTCGTATCAGGGCTACGCTTCTTGCTCCCACCTGTCTTTCCAAGACCGGATGGGCTTGGGATGCTCTTCAGAGGACTAGCTCTGCCTGGTTTTGGCTTGTTCTCTGGTGCTTCTTTACTTATACTCCTCTGCCGCCAAAGACGCCGGCCAGGGGTTGCAGGCACTGAGCTAGATCCACTTAAAATGCTGGAAGGCTTTGATGTACAGATATCAGGCGATGGCTTTGAGCGACTTAGCCTGATCTTTCTGGGCAACAGGTGTTTGTCCACAGAGGGGTACAGGCTGGATGGTGAGAGCACTGTAGGATTAAGGGCAGTGTCATTTTTGCGCTCTCTAGGCCCTTGACTGTGGCTTGATGGTGAAGAGCTTTTGTCTTGTGGAGTTGGGCAGGCTTTGGCCTTCCTCTTAAGCAGAAGAGTGCCAGACAAATTGTCTGAATTCTGTC
It contains:
- the BTBD18 gene encoding BTB/POZ domain-containing protein 18, which encodes MCSPASPKILYRNPRFLRLAFLQLHNQQQSGVFCDVLLQAEGETVPAHCCILSACSPFFTERLKRERPAQDQKVVLELGGLKIRTLRKLVDFLYTSKMEVSQEEAQDVLSAARQLRVSELESLQLEGGKLVKAPQGRRLNRECLQPTSAAPISARVVTPSHHPHTALPATQTLCPLGAVRLKSLGKEEEPQENNRQNSDNLSGTLLLKRKAKACPTPQDKSSSPSSHSQGPRERKNDTALNPTVLSPSSLYPSVDKHLLPRKIRLSRSKPSPDICTSKPSSILSGSSSVPATPGRRLWRQRSISKEAPENKPKPGRASPLKSIPSPSGLGKTGGSKKRSPDTRAPNSESAEEGQVGRVKLRKIVNGTCWEVVQEPPLKNSQNSPQIPDPGGDLQEPSGTQPSSGNEKEMSSTRTELCQDSPVCSRIQDILVSASESPDHPVVKSEFGSSPELVKEPMLAIDCREPYAFDTGLLEQPCEAEEYRITSAAATSELEEILDFMLCDSDIEPPGGSLESPRAEGCRTPTYHLTETGKNWIEGEEWCLPDMELWSKELTELEKEPTGENKEPTALLSPLVMPSEVSGEVLSVGGPWTPDLEITSSQPLDGQEDKLNHVSSLDPPQRSYGDLSPPCSNWVETGLEVSLTTDELLYPSPKAGKKVSGHSKLLGSLPASSEEEEIDVVDWTAEGKLVSTSVSSVWPDPSSESETEVDILT